In one window of Chitinophagales bacterium DNA:
- a CDS encoding TIM barrel protein: MQRRQLLKNLTAGALAATGLPKLHAAGHEVLQQAALKGRINHSVCRWCFDFLTLDQLCVEVKKIGFTAIDLVGPKDWPVLKQHGIDSSMCNGAEIGLTRGWNDKQYHATLIKNYTEHIELVSKAGYKNLILFSGNRNGMDDETGLKNCVEGLKQIIGLAEKKGVVLQIEIFNSKIDHKDYMADKSAWAVELCKRLGSPNFKILYDIYHMQINEGDIIRTIKDNHQYFGHYHTAGVPGRHEIDTTQELYYPAIMEAIVATGYQGYVAQEFIPVAADKIGSLRKAVQLCDV; encoded by the coding sequence ATGCAGCGTAGACAATTACTCAAAAATCTCACCGCTGGTGCACTAGCTGCAACTGGTCTGCCCAAACTGCATGCTGCAGGGCATGAAGTGTTACAACAAGCTGCACTGAAAGGCAGGATCAATCATTCTGTATGCAGGTGGTGTTTTGATTTCCTGACATTGGATCAACTCTGTGTGGAAGTCAAAAAAATTGGCTTTACTGCCATTGATTTGGTAGGTCCCAAAGACTGGCCTGTATTAAAACAGCATGGCATTGATAGCTCCATGTGTAATGGCGCGGAGATTGGGTTAACCAGAGGTTGGAATGATAAGCAGTATCATGCTACACTCATTAAAAATTATACTGAGCACATCGAGCTCGTATCAAAAGCTGGCTATAAAAACTTGATTCTGTTCAGTGGTAACAGAAATGGTATGGATGATGAGACTGGGCTCAAAAATTGTGTGGAAGGTTTAAAGCAGATTATTGGCTTGGCTGAAAAGAAAGGTGTTGTACTGCAGATTGAAATCTTTAATAGTAAGATTGATCATAAGGATTATATGGCGGACAAATCTGCTTGGGCAGTAGAACTGTGTAAGCGTCTTGGTTCTCCCAATTTTAAAATTCTCTATGATATCTACCACATGCAAATCAATGAGGGAGATATCATCCGTACAATTAAAGACAACCATCAATACTTTGGACATTACCACACTGCTGGTGTGCCCGGCAGGCATGAGATTGATACGACGCAGGAATTGTATTATCCCGCAATTATGGAAGCTATTGTAGCCACGGGTTATCAGGGTTATGTGGCACAGGAATTTATTCCCGTTGCGGCCGATAAGATAGGCTCACTCCGCAAAGCGGTACAACTCTGTGATGTCTGA